From a region of the Rhipicephalus microplus isolate Deutch F79 chromosome X, USDA_Rmic, whole genome shotgun sequence genome:
- the Oamb gene encoding octopamine receptor in mushroom bodies, whose amino-acid sequence MNETCLSRVPPEKLHEPVTVALFFVLGCINALVIFGNLLVIVAVLASTKLRTVTNYFVVSLAVADLSVGLTVLPYSIVLEVLEVWIFGHTWCQIWLAVDVWLCTSSILNLCAISVDRYLAITRPVRYRSLMSSRRAKLLIVAVWVIAFVICFPPLVGWNDGGSQNSVPYLGSNETLHNTSIAADGPLPLCKSAQCVLINNKGYVIYSALGSFYIPMLFMLFFNYRIYRAAIQTGRALERGFITTKSGKIKGRTTDQRLTLRVHRGNDSAMNAKRGSEHLGAETCIDGIVTGRRRPGLKKSRDEPSASARSSASKARQQSDQRTTRSAPPSFKSNRGSARNSGRNGTSTSSGGGKGSRSSKRSQRWQAKRFRTEAKATKTVGTIVGGFICCWLPFFTVYLVRAFCEHCIPNLLFSVFFWLGYCNSAINPLIYVLVSKDFRLAFKRILCRCRLKEGGVSSLIKQIHMLTVLDDAPPDNAESP is encoded by the coding sequence ATGAACGAGACGTGCCTGTCCCGCGTGCCGCCAGAGAAGCTCCATGAGCCTGTCACTGTGGCCCTGTTCTTCGTGCTGGGCTGCATCAATGCGCTGGTCATCTTCGGCAACCTGCTGGTCATTGTCGCCGTGCTGGCCTCAACGAAGCTGCGCACTGTCACCAACTACTTCGTGGTGTCATTGGCTGTGGCTGACCTGTCGGTTGGGCTCACCGTGCTGCCATACTCGATTGTGTTGGAGGTGCTCGAGGTGTGGATCTTCGGTCACACCTGGTGCCAGATATGGCTTGCTGTGGACGTGTGGCTCTGCACATCATCCATCCTGAATCTGTGCGCCATCAGCGTAGACCGCTATTTGGCCATCACGCGGCCGGTTCGCTACCGGAGCCTCATGTCGTCGCGCCGCGCCAAGCTGCTCATCGTGGCGGTGTGGGTGATCGCCTTTGTCATCTGCTTCCCGCCGCTCGTTGGGTGGAACGACGGCGGGTCTCAAAACAGCGTGCCTTACCTCGGGTCCAATGAGACCTTGCACAATACGAGCATCGCTGCCGATGGCCCGTTGCCGCTCTGCAAGTCCGCACAATGTGTGCTGATCAACAACAAGGGCTACGTCATCTACTCGGCCTTGGGCTCTTTCTACATACCGAtgttgttcatgctgtttttcaACTACCGCATATACCGTGCAGCCATCCAGACTGGGCGCGCCCTTGAGCGAGGCTTCATAACCACAAAGTCAGGAAAAATCAAGGGACGCACAACGGACCAGAGGCTCACACTGCGCGTACACCGCGGTAACGATTCCGCTATGAACGCCAAGCGAGGTAGCGAGCACCTCGGTGCCGAGACCTGCATCGATGGCATCGTCACCGGTCGTCGTCGGCCAGGACTCAAGAAGTCGCGCGACGAGCCGTCAGCCAGTGCCCGGTCGTCGGCCAGCAAAGCACGTCAGCAAAGTGACCAGCGGACCACACGCTCGGCGCCGCCCTCGTTCAAGTCGAACAGGGGCAGCGCCCGCAACAGTGGACGCAACGGCACTTCTACGTCTAGCGGCGGCGGAAAAGGCTCGCGCTCGAGCAAACGCAGTCAACGGTGGCAGGCCAAGAGATTCCGCACTGAGGCCAAAGCCACCAAGACCGTGGGCACCATAGTGGGTGGCTTTATATGCTGCTGGCTGCCCTTCTTCACAGTGTACCTGGTGCGTGCATTCTGCGAGCACTGCATCCCCAACCTGCTGTTCTCGGTCTTCTTCTGGCTCGGATACTGCAACTCGGCCATCAACCCGCTCATCTACGTGCTTGTCAGCAAGGACTTTCGGCTGGCCTTTAAGCGCATTCTGTGCCGATGCCGCCTCAAAGAGGGAGGCGTCTCGTCACTCATCAAACAGATCCACATGCTCACCGTGCTCGACGACGCACCCCCGGATAACGCCGAGTCGCCCTAG